The Streptomyces sp. NBC_00670 genome window below encodes:
- a CDS encoding sodium/solute symporter — protein sequence MDRTYSVTAVALVVLATVLVGAFGLRISRTTSDFYVASRTVGPRLNAAAISGEYLSAASFLGIAGLVLTQGPDMLWYPVGYTAGYLLLLLFVAAPLRRSGAYTLPDFAEARLASQPVRRLAGAFVVGVGWLYLLPQLQGAGLTLAVLTGAPAPLGGVVVAVVVVVIVAAGGMRSITFVQAFQYWLKLTALLVPALFLVLAWQGDGAPRGAFDEPPALRAQRTVRVDATLDLRLAEPLAVTATGTVDGHRRTGERITLPAGVHHVSGGTRLTLPEGAPVPVADRRGDGGMSSSLASAREDRPLYATYGLILATFLGTMGLPHVVVRFYTSPHGVAARRTTVAVLGLIGAFYLLPPLYGALGRLYAPELTLSGDADAAVLLLPERLIGGLGADLLGALVAGGAFAAFLSTASGLTMAVAGVLTQDVLPTRGVRHFRLGTLLAMAVPLAAGVLVGGLPVADAVGLAFAVSASSFCPLLVLGIWWRRLTPPGAAAGMLVGGGSAFAAVTATMAGYPGAGTGTLHALLAWPALWSVPLGFLTMVAVSLATPGRVPAGTAAILARFHLPEQLTGGQPRTEARA from the coding sequence GTGGACCGCACCTACTCCGTCACCGCCGTCGCCCTGGTGGTGCTCGCCACCGTCCTCGTCGGCGCCTTCGGCCTGCGCATCTCCCGCACCACCTCCGACTTCTACGTCGCCTCCCGCACCGTCGGCCCCCGCCTCAACGCCGCAGCGATCAGCGGCGAGTACCTCTCCGCCGCCTCCTTCCTCGGCATCGCGGGGCTCGTGCTCACCCAGGGCCCCGACATGCTCTGGTACCCGGTCGGCTACACCGCCGGATACCTCCTGCTGCTGCTCTTCGTCGCCGCCCCGCTGCGCCGCTCCGGCGCCTACACCCTGCCCGACTTCGCCGAGGCCCGCCTCGCCTCCCAGCCGGTGCGGCGGCTCGCGGGGGCGTTCGTCGTCGGCGTGGGCTGGCTCTACCTGCTGCCCCAACTCCAGGGCGCGGGGCTCACGCTGGCCGTGCTCACCGGGGCGCCCGCACCGCTCGGCGGGGTCGTCGTGGCGGTCGTGGTCGTCGTCATCGTCGCCGCGGGCGGCATGCGCAGCATCACCTTCGTCCAGGCCTTCCAGTACTGGCTCAAGCTCACCGCCCTCCTCGTCCCCGCCCTCTTCCTCGTCCTGGCCTGGCAGGGCGACGGCGCACCCCGCGGTGCCTTCGACGAACCGCCCGCCCTGCGGGCCCAGCGCACCGTACGCGTCGACGCCACCCTCGACCTGCGCCTCGCCGAACCGCTCGCGGTCACCGCCACCGGCACGGTCGACGGCCACCGCCGCACGGGGGAGCGGATCACGCTCCCGGCCGGCGTCCACCACGTCAGCGGCGGCACCCGGCTCACCCTCCCCGAGGGCGCCCCCGTCCCCGTCGCCGACCGGCGCGGCGACGGCGGCATGTCCAGCTCGCTGGCCTCCGCCCGCGAGGACCGCCCGCTGTACGCCACCTACGGGCTGATCCTCGCCACCTTCCTCGGCACCATGGGCCTGCCGCACGTCGTCGTCCGCTTCTACACCAGCCCGCACGGCGTCGCCGCCCGCCGCACCACCGTCGCCGTCCTCGGCCTGATCGGCGCCTTCTATCTGCTGCCGCCCCTGTACGGCGCACTCGGCCGGCTCTACGCCCCCGAGCTCACCCTCTCCGGCGACGCCGACGCCGCCGTCCTGCTGCTGCCCGAACGCCTGATCGGCGGACTCGGCGCGGACCTGCTCGGCGCGCTGGTGGCCGGGGGCGCCTTCGCCGCGTTCCTCTCCACCGCCTCCGGACTGACCATGGCCGTGGCCGGGGTGCTCACCCAGGACGTGCTGCCCACCCGCGGCGTACGGCACTTCCGGCTCGGCACACTGCTCGCGATGGCCGTACCCCTCGCGGCCGGCGTCCTGGTCGGCGGACTGCCGGTGGCGGACGCGGTCGGGCTCGCCTTCGCGGTGTCCGCATCCTCGTTCTGCCCGCTGCTGGTGCTCGGCATCTGGTGGCGCCGGCTCACCCCGCCGGGCGCGGCGGCCGGGATGCTCGTCGGCGGCGGCTCGGCGTTCGCCGCGGTCACGGCCACCATGGCCGGCTACCCGGGCGCGGGCACCGGCACCCTGCACGCGCTGCTCGCCTGGCCCGCGCTGTGGTCGGTACCGCTCGGCTTCCTCACCATGGTCGCCGTCTCGCTGGCCACCCCGGGCCGCGTCCCGGCCGGCACCGCCGCCATCCTCGCCCGCTTCCACCTGCCCGAACAGCTCACCGGCGGGCAGCCGCGAACGGAGGCACGGGCATGA
- a CDS encoding LytR/AlgR family response regulator transcription factor, with amino-acid sequence MLRALAVDDERPSLEELLYLLNADPRIAGAEGASDATEALRRINRALESGPDGPDAIDVVFLDIHMPGLDGLDLARLLTGFARPPLVVFVTAHEGFAVQAFDLKAVDYVLKPVRRERLAEAVRRAAQLKDVPGKDVPGQEAQAVGVPPRIPVHEPDPDHIPVELGGVTRFVPVEDITHVEAQGDYARLHTPQGSHLVRIPLSTLEERWRARGFVRIHRRHLVALRHVVELRLDAGTVSVLVGSEELQVSRRHTRELRDLLMRRTAT; translated from the coding sequence ATGCTGCGCGCCCTCGCCGTCGACGACGAACGCCCCTCGCTCGAGGAGCTCCTCTACCTGCTCAACGCCGACCCCAGGATCGCCGGCGCCGAGGGGGCGAGCGACGCCACCGAGGCGCTGCGCCGGATCAACCGTGCCCTGGAGTCCGGACCGGACGGGCCCGACGCGATCGACGTCGTCTTCCTGGACATCCACATGCCGGGCCTCGACGGCCTCGACCTCGCCCGGCTGCTCACGGGGTTCGCCCGGCCGCCGCTCGTCGTGTTCGTCACCGCCCACGAGGGCTTCGCCGTCCAGGCGTTCGACCTCAAGGCCGTCGACTACGTGCTCAAACCGGTGCGGCGGGAACGGCTCGCGGAGGCGGTCCGCCGGGCCGCGCAGCTCAAGGACGTCCCCGGCAAGGACGTCCCCGGCCAGGAGGCGCAGGCCGTGGGCGTCCCGCCGCGCATACCCGTGCACGAACCCGACCCCGACCACATACCCGTCGAACTCGGCGGCGTCACCCGCTTCGTGCCCGTCGAGGACATCACCCACGTCGAGGCGCAGGGCGACTACGCCCGGCTGCACACCCCGCAGGGCAGCCACCTCGTCCGCATCCCGCTCTCCACCCTGGAGGAGCGCTGGCGCGCCCGCGGCTTCGTCCGCATCCACCGCCGCCATCTCGTCGCCCTGCGGCACGTCGTCGAACTCCGGCTGGACGCCGGGACGGTCAGCGTCCTGGTCGGCAGCGAGGAACTCCAGGTCAGCCGGCGGCACACCCGCGAACTGCGGGACCTGCTGATGCGCCGGACCGCGACCTGA
- a CDS encoding Lrp/AsnC family transcriptional regulator: MNSRPGGFDELDRRIVTALTANARSSFAEIGTAVGLSATAVKRRVDRLRETGVITGFTATVQPAALGWRTEAYVEVYCEGAAPPRRLAEVVRNHPEIAAAMTVTGGADALLHVRARDVEHFEEVLERIRVEPFIRKTISYMVLSHLLPESPEAGANQAAPKEREGS; this comes from the coding sequence ATGAACAGCAGGCCGGGCGGCTTCGACGAACTCGACCGCCGGATCGTCACCGCGCTCACGGCGAACGCGCGGTCCAGCTTCGCGGAGATCGGCACGGCGGTCGGGCTCTCCGCGACGGCGGTCAAGCGGCGGGTGGACCGGCTGCGCGAGACCGGCGTGATCACCGGGTTCACGGCGACGGTGCAGCCGGCGGCGCTGGGCTGGCGTACGGAGGCGTACGTGGAGGTCTACTGCGAGGGCGCGGCGCCGCCGCGCCGGCTCGCGGAGGTGGTGCGCAACCATCCCGAGATCGCGGCGGCGATGACGGTGACGGGTGGGGCGGACGCGCTGCTCCACGTTCGCGCGCGGGACGTGGAGCACTTCGAGGAGGTCCTCGAACGCATCCGGGTGGAACCCTTCATCCGCAAAACGATCAGCTACATGGTCCTCTCCCACCTCCTCCCCGAAAGCCCCGAAGCAGGCGCCAACCAGGCCGCTCCGAAGGAGCGCGAGGGGAGCTGA
- the ddaH gene encoding dimethylargininase yields the protein MPTTSTPRRYLVCEPRHFAVQYAINPWMRPGAPVDTTLAQHQWHTLVHTLRTHGHTVDSAEPLPGLPDMVFAANSALVLAGRVFGSLFHAPQRRPESSAYETWFTSAGFAVHRPESVCEGEGDLVPAGRYVLAGTGFRTTPEAHREVQEFFGVPVVGLRLVDPYFYHLDTALFALDEENVAYYPDAFSSGSREVLARLFPDAVLATREDALAFGLNSVSDGRHVFISPRAAALAGRLARRGYVPVPVDLSEFHKAGGGIKCCTQEIRS from the coding sequence GTGCCCACCACCTCCACCCCCCGCCGCTACCTCGTCTGCGAACCCAGACACTTCGCCGTCCAGTACGCGATCAACCCCTGGATGCGCCCCGGCGCCCCCGTCGACACCACCCTCGCCCAGCACCAGTGGCACACCCTCGTCCACACCCTCCGCACCCACGGCCACACCGTGGACTCCGCGGAACCGCTCCCCGGCCTCCCGGACATGGTCTTCGCGGCCAACTCCGCCCTCGTCCTCGCCGGCCGCGTCTTCGGCTCCCTCTTCCACGCCCCGCAGCGCCGCCCCGAGTCCAGCGCGTACGAGACCTGGTTCACGTCCGCCGGCTTCGCCGTCCACCGCCCCGAGTCGGTCTGCGAGGGCGAGGGCGACCTCGTCCCGGCCGGCCGCTACGTCCTGGCCGGCACCGGCTTCCGCACCACCCCCGAGGCCCACCGCGAGGTGCAGGAGTTCTTCGGCGTCCCGGTCGTCGGACTCCGGCTGGTGGACCCGTACTTCTACCACCTGGACACCGCCCTGTTCGCCCTCGACGAGGAGAACGTCGCGTACTACCCCGACGCCTTCTCCTCCGGCAGCCGCGAGGTCCTGGCCCGTCTGTTCCCGGACGCGGTGCTCGCCACCCGCGAGGACGCCCTCGCCTTCGGCCTCAACTCCGTCTCGGACGGCCGTCACGTCTTCATCTCCCCGCGCGCCGCGGCCCTCGCCGGCCGGCTGGCCCGTCGCGGATACGTTCCCGTCCCCGTCGACCTGTCGGAGTTCCACAAGGCCGGCGGCGGCATCAAGTGCTGCACCCAGGAGATCCGTTCATGA
- the rocD gene encoding ornithine--oxo-acid transaminase: protein MTAPARAHTTTAGLIRAEEPVLAHNYHPLPVVVARGEGTWVEDIEGRRYLDMLAGYSALNFGHRHPALIEAAHRQLDRLTLTSRAFHHDRLAGFAASLAELTGLDMVLPMNTGAEAVESAVKVARKWAYDVKGVPDGRATIVVAADNFHGRTTTIVGFSTDPVARTGFGPFAPGFRVVPYNDLAALEAAVDGTTAAVLIEPIQGEAGVIIPDDGYLAGVRELTRRAGALFVADEIQSGLGRTGRTLAVEHEGVLPDMLLLGKALGGGIVPVSAVVARREVLGVLHPGEHGSTFGGNPLAAAVGSAVVELLRTGEFQRRAAELGVVLRDGLADLVGRGVAGFRARGLWAGVDIDPALGTGREIGERLLEEGVLVKDTHDSTIRLAPPLTITADELRWALGALERVLTSAG, encoded by the coding sequence ATGACCGCTCCCGCCCGTGCCCACACCACCACCGCCGGTCTGATCCGCGCCGAGGAGCCCGTCCTCGCGCACAACTACCATCCGCTGCCCGTGGTCGTCGCCCGCGGCGAGGGCACCTGGGTGGAGGACATCGAGGGCCGCCGTTACCTCGACATGCTCGCCGGTTACTCCGCCCTCAACTTCGGCCACCGCCATCCGGCGCTGATCGAGGCGGCCCACCGTCAGTTGGACCGGCTCACGCTCACCTCGCGCGCCTTCCACCACGACCGGCTCGCCGGGTTCGCCGCGTCCCTGGCCGAGTTGACCGGTCTGGACATGGTGCTGCCGATGAACACCGGGGCGGAGGCGGTGGAGAGCGCGGTGAAGGTGGCGCGGAAGTGGGCGTACGACGTGAAGGGCGTCCCGGACGGCCGGGCGACGATCGTCGTCGCCGCGGACAACTTCCACGGCCGTACGACGACGATCGTCGGCTTCTCCACGGACCCGGTCGCCCGCACCGGCTTCGGCCCGTTCGCGCCGGGCTTCCGGGTGGTCCCGTACAACGACCTGGCCGCACTGGAGGCGGCCGTCGACGGGACGACGGCGGCGGTGCTGATCGAGCCCATCCAGGGCGAGGCCGGGGTGATCATCCCGGACGACGGCTATCTGGCCGGGGTCCGGGAGCTGACCCGGCGCGCGGGCGCACTGTTCGTCGCGGACGAGATCCAGTCGGGACTGGGCCGCACCGGGCGGACCCTCGCGGTGGAGCACGAGGGGGTGCTGCCGGACATGCTGCTGCTCGGCAAGGCGCTCGGCGGGGGCATCGTGCCGGTCTCGGCGGTGGTGGCCCGGCGGGAGGTGCTCGGTGTGCTGCATCCGGGCGAGCACGGCTCGACCTTCGGCGGCAACCCGCTGGCGGCGGCGGTCGGCTCCGCCGTGGTGGAGCTGCTGCGGACCGGGGAGTTCCAGCGCCGGGCGGCGGAGCTGGGCGTGGTGCTGCGGGACGGCCTGGCGGACCTGGTAGGCCGGGGCGTGGCCGGTTTCCGCGCGCGGGGGCTGTGGGCGGGCGTGGACATCGACCCGGCCCTCGGTACGGGCCGCGAGATCGGCGAACGCCTGCTGGAGGAGGGCGTCCTGGTCAAGGACACCCACGACTCCACCATCCGCCTGGCCCCGCCCCTGACGATCACGGCGGACGAGCTGCGCTGGGCGCTGGGGGCGTTGGAAAGGGTGCTGACCAGCGCGGGCTGA
- a CDS encoding lysophospholipid acyltransferase family protein has translation MFYYLLKYVVLGPLLRLTFRPRIEGLAHVPDSGAAIVAGNHLSFSDHFLMPAVLKRRITFLAKAEYFTGPGIKGRLTAAFFRSAGQIPVDRSGKDAGQAAIREGLGVLSKGELLGIYPEGTRSHDGRLYKGKVGVAVMALKAGVPVIPCAMIGTFEAQPPGRKIPRIHPVVIRFGKPLDFSRYAGMEHEKAILRAVTDEIMYAILALSEQEYVDKYAAVVKAEEAEQTARERKFPRLPLS, from the coding sequence GTGTTCTACTACCTGCTGAAATACGTGGTTCTGGGCCCGCTGCTGAGGCTGACGTTCCGGCCCCGGATCGAAGGGCTCGCGCATGTGCCGGATTCCGGGGCCGCGATCGTCGCGGGCAACCATCTGTCGTTCTCGGACCACTTCCTGATGCCCGCCGTGCTGAAGCGGCGCATCACCTTCCTCGCCAAGGCCGAGTACTTCACCGGCCCGGGCATCAAGGGGCGGCTGACCGCCGCCTTCTTCCGCAGCGCCGGGCAGATCCCCGTCGACCGTTCCGGCAAGGACGCCGGACAGGCCGCGATCCGGGAGGGGCTCGGGGTCCTGAGCAAGGGCGAGCTGCTGGGCATCTACCCGGAGGGCACCCGTTCGCACGACGGCCGGCTCTACAAGGGCAAGGTCGGGGTGGCCGTGATGGCGCTCAAGGCCGGCGTCCCGGTGATCCCCTGCGCGATGATCGGCACCTTCGAGGCGCAGCCGCCCGGCCGCAAGATCCCCCGCATCCACCCCGTGGTGATCCGCTTCGGCAAGCCCCTGGACTTCTCCCGCTACGCCGGCATGGAGCACGAGAAGGCGATCCTGCGCGCGGTCACCGACGAGATCATGTACGCGATCCTGGCCCTCTCCGAGCAGGAGTACGTCGACAAGTACGCGGCCGTGGTGAAGGCGGAGGAGGCCGAGCAGACGGCCAGGGAGCGCAAGTTCCCCCGTCTGCCGCTCAGTTGA
- a CDS encoding alpha/beta hydrolase, which yields MRPTKRATALGSAGALVTAAALIAGAVAAPSATAGTRHGHGHGQSHSSEAQGAALAAARAARAGIDWQDCPADWGLAKPIQCGWVSVPVDYARPNGKQIKLAVDRIGNTGTAHERQGALVYNPGGPGGSGLRFPARVTAKNPVWANVAKAYDFVGFDPRGVGHSAPISCQDPQEFVKAPKMDPVPDSEADKRAQRKLAREYAEGCAERTDRTMLQQMTTPNTARDLDVIRAALGERKLNYLGVSYGTYLGAVYGTLFPGHLRRMVVDSVVNPARENIWYEANLNQDIAFEGRWKDWEDWVAKNDAAFHLGDTRGEVQEQWLKLRATAKKSPLGGVVGPAELISFFQSAPYYDSSWVPVATIFSKYVAGDTQALIDAAAPDLTDTAGNASSENGNAVYTAVECTDAKWPTSWHTWDRDNTRLHKDYPFMTWANAWMNLPCATWPVKQRTPVDVRTGKGLPPVLIVQSTEDAATPYAGAVELHKRFKGSRLITEQGAGSHGVTGLVNPCINDRVDTYLLTGRTDRSDVTCTPHATPTP from the coding sequence ATGAGACCGACGAAGCGAGCCACCGCGCTCGGCTCCGCCGGAGCGCTCGTCACGGCGGCGGCACTGATAGCCGGGGCCGTGGCGGCACCGTCGGCCACCGCCGGCACGCGCCACGGCCACGGCCACGGTCAGAGCCACAGCAGCGAGGCACAGGGTGCCGCGCTCGCCGCCGCCCGGGCGGCCAGGGCGGGCATCGACTGGCAGGACTGCCCGGCCGACTGGGGGCTCGCCAAGCCGATCCAGTGCGGCTGGGTCAGCGTCCCCGTCGACTACGCCAGGCCGAACGGCAAGCAGATCAAGCTCGCCGTCGACCGCATCGGCAACACCGGTACCGCGCACGAGCGGCAGGGTGCCCTCGTCTACAACCCCGGCGGCCCCGGCGGCTCCGGACTGCGCTTCCCGGCCCGCGTCACCGCCAAGAACCCGGTCTGGGCCAACGTCGCCAAGGCGTACGACTTCGTGGGCTTCGACCCGCGCGGCGTCGGCCACTCCGCGCCCATCTCCTGCCAGGACCCGCAGGAGTTCGTCAAGGCGCCCAAGATGGACCCGGTGCCCGACTCCGAGGCCGACAAGCGCGCCCAGCGCAAGCTGGCCCGCGAGTACGCCGAGGGCTGCGCCGAGCGCACCGACCGCACGATGCTCCAGCAGATGACCACCCCGAACACCGCCCGCGACCTGGACGTCATCCGGGCCGCGCTGGGGGAGCGCAAGCTCAACTACCTGGGCGTCTCCTACGGCACCTACCTCGGCGCCGTCTACGGCACGCTGTTCCCGGGGCACCTGCGCCGCATGGTCGTCGACAGCGTGGTCAACCCCGCGCGGGAGAACATCTGGTACGAGGCCAACCTCAACCAGGACATCGCCTTCGAGGGCCGCTGGAAGGACTGGGAGGACTGGGTCGCCAAGAACGACGCCGCCTTCCACCTCGGCGACACGCGAGGAGAGGTCCAGGAGCAGTGGCTGAAGCTGCGCGCCACGGCCAAGAAGAGCCCGCTCGGCGGGGTCGTCGGCCCGGCGGAGCTCATCTCCTTCTTCCAGAGCGCCCCGTACTACGACTCCTCGTGGGTGCCGGTCGCGACGATCTTCAGCAAGTACGTCGCCGGTGACACCCAGGCGCTGATCGACGCCGCCGCGCCGGACCTGACGGACACGGCCGGCAACGCGTCCTCGGAGAACGGCAACGCGGTCTACACGGCCGTCGAGTGCACCGACGCCAAGTGGCCCACGAGCTGGCACACATGGGACCGGGACAACACCCGGCTCCACAAGGACTACCCGTTCATGACCTGGGCCAACGCATGGATGAACCTGCCGTGCGCGACCTGGCCCGTCAAGCAGCGGACCCCGGTGGACGTCCGCACCGGCAAGGGGCTGCCGCCCGTGCTCATCGTGCAGTCCACGGAGGACGCCGCGACGCCGTACGCCGGCGCGGTCGAACTGCACAAGCGGTTCAAGGGCTCGCGTCTGATCACCGAGCAGGGCGCCGGCTCGCACGGCGTCACCGGGCTGGTGAACCCCTGCATCAACGACAGGGTGGACACCTACCTGCTGACCGGAAGGACGGACCGGTCCGACGTGACGTGCACTCCGCACGCGACGCCGACGCCGTGA
- a CDS encoding C40 family peptidase: MTALDRVPSLLTRAGTASALTLAAVGGSIAVPGVASQASAATTATKALHVAASKKGSPYQWGATGPHRFDCSGLTLYSFKKAGKKLPRTAAAQYNKTRHISSSSRKAGDLVFFHTGSYVYHVGIYAGKGKIWHAPKTGDVVRLQKLWTKSVWYGRVR, from the coding sequence ATGACTGCGCTCGATCGTGTCCCGTCGCTGTTGACCCGGGCCGGCACCGCCTCGGCCCTCACCCTCGCCGCCGTGGGCGGCAGCATCGCGGTCCCCGGTGTCGCCTCCCAGGCGTCCGCCGCGACCACGGCGACGAAGGCGCTGCACGTCGCGGCGTCGAAGAAGGGCTCCCCCTACCAGTGGGGCGCCACCGGACCGCACCGGTTCGACTGCTCCGGGCTGACGCTGTACTCGTTCAAGAAGGCGGGCAAGAAGCTGCCCCGGACGGCGGCGGCCCAGTACAACAAGACGCGCCACATCTCGTCGTCCAGCCGCAAGGCGGGCGACCTGGTGTTCTTCCACACGGGCAGCTACGTGTACCACGTGGGCATCTACGCCGGGAAGGGGAAGATCTGGCACGCGCCGAAGACGGGTGACGTCGTACGGCTGCAGAAGCTGTGGACCAAGAGCGTCTGGTACGGCAGGGTGCGCTGA
- a CDS encoding DUF6328 family protein, which yields MADRPHHEQRNETPLERADRNFAELLQEVRVTQAGVQILFAFLLTLAFTQRFPHIDTFQRTTYVVTLLLAMLAAVLFTAPAALHRSLFQQNAKPVIVQVSSRLASAGLAVLMLAFTGSVLLVVDVTLGRTAGIAAGAGTLAVCVLLWGVLPRLVRRTGVRTDQPVTEGPTETPSDPGSRDSGD from the coding sequence ATGGCCGACCGTCCGCATCACGAGCAACGCAACGAGACCCCGCTGGAACGCGCCGACCGCAACTTCGCCGAGTTGCTGCAGGAGGTGCGCGTCACCCAGGCGGGCGTGCAGATCCTGTTCGCCTTCCTGCTGACGCTGGCCTTCACCCAGCGTTTCCCGCACATCGACACGTTCCAGCGCACGACGTACGTCGTCACGCTGCTCCTGGCGATGCTGGCCGCCGTGCTGTTCACGGCGCCGGCGGCGCTGCACCGCTCGCTGTTCCAGCAGAACGCCAAGCCGGTGATCGTGCAGGTCTCCTCACGGCTGGCCTCGGCGGGCCTGGCGGTGCTGATGCTGGCGTTCACCGGCTCGGTGCTGCTGGTGGTGGACGTGACCCTGGGCCGGACGGCGGGCATCGCCGCGGGAGCGGGGACCCTGGCGGTGTGCGTCCTGCTGTGGGGCGTCCTGCCGCGGCTGGTCCGCCGTACCGGCGTCCGCACGGACCAGCCGGTCACGGAGGGCCCCACCGAGACGCCGAGCGATCCCGGGTCCCGGGACTCCGGCGACTGA
- a CDS encoding ATP-binding protein has protein sequence MADHQEASVTLPSDPASVSAARRYVAGVLTDWGLPPDADAADTVRLIVSELATNAVQHTFGLSPTFTVDLVLDRDEQLRVGVTDSHPRFPKRLPAAVQQDNGRGLVIVRCLTAEYGGRLSVRPTREGGKTIEIELPWKVSAAQPDP, from the coding sequence ATGGCAGACCACCAGGAAGCATCCGTCACTCTGCCGAGCGATCCCGCCTCGGTCTCCGCGGCCCGAAGATATGTGGCGGGCGTCCTCACCGACTGGGGACTGCCGCCCGACGCCGATGCCGCCGACACCGTGCGCCTGATCGTGTCCGAGCTCGCCACCAACGCCGTGCAGCACACCTTCGGGCTGTCGCCGACCTTCACGGTCGACCTCGTCCTCGACCGGGACGAGCAGCTCCGCGTCGGGGTGACCGACAGCCATCCGCGGTTCCCGAAACGGCTGCCGGCGGCCGTACAGCAGGACAACGGGCGCGGTCTGGTCATCGTGCGCTGTCTGACCGCGGAGTACGGCGGCCGGCTCAGCGTGCGGCCCACCCGGGAGGGCGGGAAGACGATCGAGATCGAACTGCCCTGGAAGGTGTCCGCGGCCCAGCCGGACCCGTGA
- a CDS encoding helix-turn-helix domain-containing protein, producing MQYGPAVRRRKLGAELRALRARAGLTSGQAAARVGWHQSKVSRIETGSSGVKPADVRLLLDAYGDVDPQLRQLLLVLAGSEDGGGRQNWWHAYRGVLPRAYRDFISLESQACAMRTLETLVVPGLLQTPEYARAVTHAAVGPPDDAHLDTLVEVRLARQDVLRADPPLRMSAVLDEAVLHREVGGPAVMEQQLRRLVAAARLPHVRLQVLPFAAGAHIGVTGPFVIFSFPSTSDLDVVVLDHLTSSLYLERKEELQAYAEAFTTLQSNALSPKDSLDHLTALAERA from the coding sequence ATGCAGTACGGACCAGCGGTGCGCCGCCGCAAACTCGGCGCGGAGTTACGGGCCCTGCGGGCGCGGGCGGGCCTCACCAGCGGGCAGGCCGCGGCCCGGGTCGGCTGGCACCAGTCGAAGGTGAGCCGGATCGAGACCGGCTCCAGCGGGGTGAAACCGGCCGATGTACGGCTGCTGCTCGACGCCTACGGGGACGTGGACCCCCAGTTGCGCCAGTTGCTGCTGGTGCTCGCGGGCTCGGAGGACGGCGGCGGCCGGCAGAACTGGTGGCACGCCTACCGGGGCGTCCTGCCGCGCGCGTACCGCGACTTCATCAGCCTGGAGTCGCAGGCCTGCGCCATGCGCACGCTGGAGACGCTGGTGGTGCCGGGGCTGCTGCAGACCCCGGAATATGCCCGCGCGGTGACGCACGCCGCGGTCGGGCCGCCGGACGACGCGCATCTCGACACGCTGGTGGAAGTGCGCCTGGCGCGGCAGGACGTGCTGCGCGCGGACCCGCCGCTGCGGATGAGCGCGGTGCTCGACGAGGCGGTGCTGCACCGCGAGGTCGGCGGTCCCGCGGTGATGGAACAGCAGCTCAGACGGCTGGTGGCGGCCGCCCGGCTGCCCCATGTCCGGCTCCAGGTGCTGCCATTCGCCGCCGGGGCGCACATCGGTGTCACCGGCCCTTTCGTTATCTTCTCATTTCCGAGCACTTCTGATCTGGACGTGGTTGTTCTCGACCACTTGACGAGTAGCCTCTATCTGGAACGGAAAGAAGAACTCCAGGCCTACGCCGAGGCCTTCACCACCTTGCAGAGCAACGCCCTCTCGCCCAAGGACTCGTTGGATCACCTCACCGCGCTCGCCGAACGCGCGTAA
- a CDS encoding DUF397 domain-containing protein — MPVSTSVSATSRTLPPGASLPGVRWLRSSRSTGMNNCVETACPGPGPWAGLVAVRDSKRVPGPAVLFGPGAWQDFLASLG, encoded by the coding sequence ATGCCCGTTTCCACTTCCGTCTCCGCGACCTCACGGACCCTGCCCCCCGGCGCGTCCCTGCCCGGGGTGCGGTGGCTGCGCAGCAGCCGCAGTACCGGAATGAACAACTGTGTGGAGACCGCCTGTCCGGGGCCCGGTCCCTGGGCCGGGCTGGTCGCCGTGCGCGACTCCAAGCGCGTGCCCGGGCCCGCCGTGCTCTTCGGACCCGGCGCCTGGCAGGACTTCCTGGCCTCGCTGGGCTGA